A stretch of DNA from Desulfurella amilsii:
ATCCCAAAAAAACTAGTGTAGGCTAAATTGCTTTTTTTAAAAAAACTCTCTGCTATTGCCACACAAAACAAAAACATGCTAAACCACACGCCAATCTGTAGTGTTCTGGCAATGAGCTTATTAATATCAAATTTCATTTAACACCCTTTATAAACATCTCTATTGCAAGATAAACCAAAAATAGTATGAAAATATTTTTTATTCTAGATGGCGGAATTTTTCTCATTATGGGCATAGAAAGCTTTGATCCAAACACAACGCCAATAACTATTATTGCAACAAATAAAGGATTTCCAATATAACCCTTGCCAAAATAAATAAACGCACCCGCAGCAGCCGTTACACCTATCATAAAATTGCTCGTTGCAGCAGCAACTCTTATAGGCACCTTGCAAAAAGCATTCATAGCGGGCACTTTTAACACACCACCGCCTATTCCCAACATTCCCGAAAAGGCCCCCGCAAAAGTACTAATGAGCATACCTGCACCTAAATTTTTAACATCATAATCCACATTTTTATTTAACGCATAATCAAAATAGCTTCCAGCATAAACACTTTTTGCTTGAATTTTGGTGTTATTTGCTGCATTTTCTTTATGATTATACATAAAATAAGCGATAAACGCCATAACAAACGAAAAAATCAACGCAATAATATTACCATTTAAAAGAATACCTATAAAACTACCCGCAATAGCACCTAGCGTAGTTGCTAGCTCTAGGGTTATGCCAAGTTTCATATTTGTTATTTTGTTGTAAACATTTGCACTTGCCACAGAACTGCTTGTTGCAATAATTGAAATAAGGCTTATTGCCACTGCTTGATGAATGGGAAAATGCAAAAATATCACAAGCAGTGGCACAACAAACGTCCCGCCACCAATACCGAGCATTGCGCCAAAAACACCGCTTGCTATACCCATTAACAAAAGCAAACCAATCTCAAACATAAAGCCTTTTTCTATAAACTATTTTTGATACAAAATAAGAAAAAAATGCCAATAACAAACCTGCTATATCATCTACTCCATAATGGTATCTTAGAGCGAGCGTTGCTAAAATAAGAATAATTACTAATGGTATAATGAAATACCCTGCTTTTTTATTTATACCAAAAACAAGCATGTTAGCCAAAACAGATATCGCTACATGTCCACTTGGAAAACAGTCCTGCTTTATATGCTCAAATCTATCTAAAAAGGCATATATGTAGCTATATATAAACCCTGCTTGAATGGGTTGACTAAATTCAATACTATAGCGTGGCCCAATTGCAGGAACAAGCATATACCCAATATAAGAAATATAATATGCAAGCGATAGGGCAAATAAAGAGTACTCTAAATAAACTAGTTTTTGCTTCTTGTATAAATAGTACAGCAATACCAAAGGCAAAAAATAGTAAAAGGTATAAAAAACGGCAAAGATATCATTGAAAATTGGTTTGTTAAAAATTAAAAAATAATCTGCAACAGGTTTAGAAAAAATAGCATTATCGAACCTGATTAAATATATATCCTTATTTTTTGGCTGTATAAAAGGTATAATCCATGCAAGTGACTCAAAGATAAACCCCAAGAAAACAACTGGATAAAAATATCTAAATATTGACAAAAAATAGCCTTTTTGATTTTTATAAGTAACTGACAAAACAGCAAAAACAATAAATACATAAGATAAAATTAAAAATAAAGCATAAGGAGTCTGGTTAATAAAAACAATAACTAATCCTATGATAAAAAAATAATACAATAGATTTACTATATCGAAAGGTTTCAGATTAAAACTTTTATGCATTTTTTGGTAGCCTGTATACTAGCTGGACTAAAACCAGCAAAATCGCCATCTACTTGCATGGGCATAAAGTGGCTATTAATAAAAATTTCATCGGCAAAAAAACATTCGTACAGCTTTGAATTGAGATTAAGCGATAGATAAATTGCAGATTTTACTATACCCCACAAACTTTTTTTACTATAAAACAAACATACATACAAGTTTTTTTCAAAACAACTAGCTTTATTAAAAATAGGAAAGTTGCCTCCGTACTTTTTAGTATTTGAAGCTATAACACTATAGCAAAGCTTGTTACCTAAAGGCGTCTCTACACTTATGAGTTTATCAAATGCTTTTACGCTCTTTATACCACTTATAATATACGATAATTTACCAGAATATTCTTTTAATCTGTGATTTACGTCCAAGACAGCAGCAGCATCTATTCCAACACCAGCCATTAAAATAAAATACCTATTATTCAGCATACCTAAATGAACACTTGCGTATTTTGGCGTCAAATAAAGCTTTGCAGCTTTAACTGCATCCCTTGGCAGCCCAAGTTCAAGCGCAAACACATCAGAAGTTCCACAAGGCAATATCCCAAGTTTAACATCCGTATCGACAAGGCCATTTATAACTTCATTTAAAGTTCCATCTCCACCATAAGAACATATGATTTCATATGATGAGCCAATCTTTTTTGCGATCCTGTACCCGCCCATTGGCCCTTCTGTGTAAAAAATATCTGTATTAGCATACGAAGTATTAAAGATTTCTTTAATTGTCATAAGTTTTTTGATAGAAAATCTACGGGCTTTGGGGTTTGCAATTATAGCTATCATACATCCTTTAGGTTAACAATCATATTATCCCATGCAGCAATAACTTTTGTGTTAGTCTTTTCTGATATCTCTTTTGCGAGCAATTGCGGACTTTCATTTAAAAAACCCATACCAAAGTGTGTTAGTATGAGTAGTTTTGGCTTAAAAATCTCTAAAAATGCATACATATTGTTTGCTGCTAAATGCATATAGCCTGGCATTTGATTTTTAAAAACTGTATTTGCAATAACAACATCAGCTTTGTAATCAATGGCTAATTTATCAGTATAGAGTGTATCTGCAATGTATGCAAAAGAGTAATTGCTTGATTTAAACACTGCTCCAAATGCGGGTGTTGTGTGAAGATGTGTTAACTTTGTAGAAATTGTGAGACCATCAATGTGGTAGTCTGTATATTCTTTGAGATAAAGTATATTAAACTTGTCCCTGTTGTATTGCAAAACAACAGGATCTTCATCAAGCGCAGCAGAAGGGGCAAGCAAGTATTTGCTGTGCTTGCCAGATATTACCATAGACTCCATTATTGAATTAATATCAGCACAGTGATCCAAATGCCTGTGGCTTAAAAATACACCATCAACTTTTGACATGTTAATTTTATTTTTCAAGGCATGAATCAAAGCACCTGGCCCAGGATCTATTACAAATGTTTTATTACCCAAATGAAACCAAATACCGCCACTTTTTCGTATTTGGTAAAATACGCTAAATCTTCCACCCGCTGTGCCTAAAAAAATTATTTTATCTTTACCATCTTGAAAATTTCTATCTTTCAAAGTACGCATATACACCATCAAACTTTGTAATTTTCCCATCAATTAAGACTGATTTGTCAATTTTTGTCAATACTTTAAAATACTGACTTGCTACGCTCAAGTTAAATTCCTGGTTATCTAATTTTATACGTTTTGCTTGCATAACTATTTGCGTGTTTTTTCCTACAAACTCATTCATTTTTTGCTTAAATTTTTTATTGATAAGTTCTTTTAGCTTGATCGATCTTTCTTTTAAAATCTGCGTGTTTAGATTATAAGAAACCTGTTTTGTAAGAGGTCTGTGAGAATATGTAAAAATATGGGCGTATGTGATATCGTTGTTTTTAACAAAATTATACGTCGTAGAAAAATCCTCCTCACTTTCTTCAAAACCTACAATTATATCAGTTCCCAAAAATATCCCTTTCAAAGAGGCATAATTAACGATTTTTTCAAAATCATCGCACGTGTAATTTCTTCGAGAAAGCTCTAGTATTCTATTACTAGCCGACTGAAGCGGGATATGTAAATGTTTTGCAAATTTACCATCTGATATTATATCAATGAGCTCATTATCCACGTACATGGGCTCAATAGAACTCAACCTTACTCTAAAATCTAACTCCAATTGATTTATTTTGCGCAAAAGTTCTTTTAAATCTCTGTAAGAGCCAATGTTTGTACCAGTCAACACAATCTCTTTGAATCCTTGATCTGCAAAATTCTTAATCTCTTCTAAAACTAAATGCGCATCCTTAGATCTTTGCTTACCCCTTAGATGCGCCACCACACAATACGTGCAAAAGTTTTCACAGCCCTCCTGAATTTTAACAAATGGGCGACTCTTGTTCCATGAAAATACGCATTTTTCTATGTTGTATGTCTTGGTTTCCAAGGATGTGTCTTTTGCGCAAGATAAAGCACTAAATATGTCGTTCTTGTAGCTATTTCCCACAATATGAATATTATGTGAAACTGAATAGTCAGTTTCATCAATTAAATAACTATCGCATCCAGTATAAATAATATGTGAATGCGGGTTTTGTCTTTGCAGTTTTCTTAATAATTGTCTTGATTGATCTGAAGCTGCTTTTGTTACAGCACAGGTATTTATAACATATATATCTGCACTATCATTTTTATCAACTATTGTAAATCGTTTCAAAACCGCTTCCTTCATTATTTGTGTTTCGTACTGGTTTGTTTTGCACCCAAATGTATAAAAAGCTATTGTTTTCATTTATTTAGAGTGTAAGTTTTGTTGATAAAATTTCGCTTTGCTCAATGCAGGCTGCTTTTAAGCTATGAGACACAGACTTAAAAGCGGCTTCTATAATGTGATGCTTGTTAAAACCTGCAAGCTGTTTTATATGCAATACAATGCGGGCATTAGAAACAAAAGCTCTCCAAAATTCTTCTATAAGTTCAACATCAAAATTTAATATAGAACCGCTAACATTGCAATCATACATCAAATAAATGCGGTTTGCCAAATCCACACTTGATAGCACCAGTGCATCATCCATAGGTATGATACTAAAGCCAAATCGCTTAAATGCAGCCTTTCTTGTTTCTTCAAAAAAAGCCTGACCCAATACTATACCTACATCTTCAACAAGATGATGATAATCAACATCAATATCGCCAACGGCTTTTATATCTAAGTCAAAACCACTATGTCTTGAGAATGTTTCCAGCATATGATTTAGAAATGCAACGCTTGTGTTGATATTGTACTTTGAGCTGCCATTAATACTTAAAGCGAGTTTTATATCCGTTTCTTTTGTTTTTCTCTCAATGTTTGTCATTTAATTAACCCTTTTAACTATATATTCGGCAAGTTCAACTAATTTTTCTGAACCGTTGACCTTTTTTATTGTACCAATCGCCAAACTTTTTAGTTTGTTGGCTAATTCCAAACTTTTTTCCATACCATAAACCCTGGGGTATGTAAGCGTATTGTTGTCAATATCCTTTTTATCTTTACCCAAAGTCTTTTTATCAGAAACCACATCAAGGTAATCGTCAATTATCTGATAAGACATACCTAAATATAACCCAAATTTAGAAAAAATATCCCTTTCAAAATCTCCAAGTACAGCGCCAATCTCACAGCAAGCTTGCAAAAACCTCGCGGTTTTGTTTTTATGAATAAAATTCACAAGCCATTTATCGGACTTTTTAAGCTTGTTTATACTTGATAGAATATCTGCTGCCTGCCCCAAGACCATACCGTAAATGCCAGCCTTTGCAGATAGGATTTTTATTATCTCAACAACTTTATCAGATGGCAATCTAGCACTTGATATAACGTTAAAAGTGTTTGTATTCAAACCATCTCCTGCCAAAATTGCCAAATCTTCGCCAAAAACTATATGATTTGTTGGTAAGTTTCTTCGAAGAAGCGCATTATCCATAGCAGGTAAATCATCATGAATAAGGGAGTATGCATGCATCATTTCAAGTGCTAAAGCCACTTTGTAATCTTCCTCGCTCAAAGGGCGTTTTAATTCAACTATGCTTAGCATCAATATAGCCCTTAAGCGTTTGCCACCATTTAAAAGACTATAACAAAGCGCTTCTTGAAATTGATCTACATGTAAATTTTGTTGTTTGCAGAATATGTATAGTTTAGAATCAATTATTTGCTTGTAGTTATCTATCACTCAAAATCTTCCATTTCTTTTAGCTCATTATCTTTCATAATGATCTTGACTTTATTTTCAGCTTGAGAAAGTTGCTCATTGCAAAACTTTGACAATTTCATACCTTCTTCAAAGTATTTTAGTGCTTCTTCCAAACTTAAATTTTCTTCTTCTAACTTTTTTGCAACCGCTTCAAGACGTTTTAAGGCTGACTCAAAGTTTAAATTTTCTTTGCTCATCTATCAGACTCTTGAATACTTATATCCCTCAAAAATTTTTCATTTTCTACGTACCACTTGCACAATTTTTTAATGCCCTCTTCCAAGCTAGTTTTTGGCTCCCAACCCAGTATTTGTTTAATTTTTGAAAAATCTGCACGAGTTGCAGTCACATCTGCTTTGTGAAATTCTTTGTAAACATTATGAGCTTTTTTCCCTAAATTTTCTTCGATAAGACCAATAACATAGTTTAGCGAGTACGATGTATTACCCCCAACATTAAACGTTTCACACCCAACTTTTTTTAAGCCTTTAACTGTAGCATCAACCACATCGTCAATGTATGTAAAATCCCTTGACTGATTACCATCGCCAAAAATTACTACAGAACTTCCCTCGTATATCCACTTTATAAACCTAAATATACTCATATCTGGTCTGCCATATGGCCCATATACGGTAAAGTATCTAAGCATTGTAACATCTATGCCATATAGTTGATAATAAGAATTAGCAAGGCCTTCCATCGCCTTTTTGCTTACTGCATAAACCGACAAAGGCTTATTTACACAATAGTCTTCTCTAAATGGCAACTGCTCACCTGCATAAAGTGATGAAGTAGAGGCAAGCACCATTTTCTCAACGCCAAATTGCTTTGCAAGTTCAAATAAATTTAGCGTACCTAAAGTATTCGTTGAAAGGTAAACAAAAGGGTTTTGCATAGAGTATCTAACGCCAGCACGCGCTGCTAAATTTATTATACTATCAAACTTGTGTATCTGAAAGATAAGCTTTAGTGCTTCAAAATTTTCAATATTAGTTTCATAGAATGTAAAATTACTGTATTCTTTTAGAATAGATAACCTTTTTTGCTTCATTCTAATGTCATAGTACTGGTTTAAATTATCCACACCCACGCACTGCAAACCTTCTTTTAACAAAGCTAATGTTGTAGAAAAGCCAATAAAGCCTGCGCAACCTGGTATAAAAATCAATTTAGAGCCTCCATAAATAAACAGAATCTAGCAAATCTTTTTTGTCAATAACGTTTTTTACATCAACAAGACACGCTTTTTCTTTTAGGCAGTTGAGCCAGATTTTTTCTCTTAAAAATTCATCGTGGCGAACAGCCAAAATTACACAATCGTACTTCTTTAGCCGGCTTTTGTCGATAAGATTAACATTTCCATAGTGACCATAAACTTCTTCTTTAATAGCATATGGATCATAAACATCAACACTCATGTTAAAATTTATAAGTTCTTTATATATATTAAATACTAAACTGTTCCTTATGTCCTTTATATTTTCTTTAAAAGTAAAGCCCAATATCAAACACTCATGACCAAGATTATTTTTCATAATAAGCTTTACTGATTCTTGAGCCAAAAAATCTCCCATAGAATCATTGAGTCTCCTGCCAGCTAGTATCACCTGTGGCAGGTAACCTAATTCTTGCGCTTTGTATGTTAAATAGTATGGATCAACGCTTATGCAGTGGCCGCCTACAAGGCCTGGCTCAAACCTCAAAAAGTTCCACTTGGTAGATGCAGCATCAAGCACCTCTTTTGTATCAAGACCCATCTTATGAAAAATCAAACTAAGCTCATTCATCAAAGCAATGTTTAAATCCCTTTGCGTGTTTTCTATTACTTTGGCAGCTTCTGCGGTTTTTATGTTTGGTGCTTCATATACATTTGTAATTTTACCATAAATTTTTGATATCAAATCTAAACTTTCTTTGCTGGAAGCAGATACCACCTTTGTAATATTTTCCAGTATATGAAGCTTATCGCCTGGATTTATGCGCTCTGGAGAATAACCCACAAAGAAATCCTTTAAATGTTTCAACCCAGAATATTTTTCTAGTATTGGCACGCATAAGTCTTCTGTGACACTTGGATACACAGTAGATTCATACACTACAATTGAGCCCTTAACTAAATTTTGACCTACAATTTGACTTGCGCTTTCAACTAAGCTTAAATCTGGTAACTTGCTCTTTAGAATAGGCGTTGGGACGGTAACGATAATCACACTAGTCTCTTTTAAATAAGCTGGATCGTTTGTGTAGTGAATGTTTGGGGATTTTATTAAACTTTCGCTTGTTTCGTTAGTTATATCAAAACCTTCTTGTAATTGCTCAATGCGCTTATTGTTTACATCAAAGCCAACTACGCTAAAAAACTTTGCCAAACTAACAGCCAAAGGCAAACCTACATAACCCAAACCTACAACTGCTATTTTTCTTTGTTTTTTTTCAAACTCTTCAAAAATCATTTACATTTTTACCACTAAAATAGGCTTTTTTGACATCCTGAGTACTTTTTCCGTAGTTGAGCCAAAGACAAAACGCTCAAGCGCACTTTTACCCTGTGCACCCATAACAATTAAATCAATATCGTTGCTAGATGCAAATTCAACAATTTTCTTTGGTGCATCACCAACTTCAATATGCATATCAAAATTATCAAAGTCTTTCAAAATTTTATTTTTTAAATGCTCAAAGTAATTTTCAGCTTCTTCTCTCATTGAAGCCTCAATCTTATCAAGTGGCAATGAAGGCACATAACCTAGTGCTGCCTGCAAATCTGTTATTACATAATAAATATGCAATTTTGCTCCATAGGCTTTGGCTAAACTTAATGCATACTCAATGGCTTTTTGAGCATTTTCGCTTAAATCTGTGGGAACAAGTATGTTTTTAGGACTGAAAGTTTGCATAAATTCCTCCTTTATAAATATTTTTCAATTAAAATCTGAGCTATTTGAACTGCATTGTAAGCTGCACCTTTTAGTAAATTATCCGCTACAACCCATAAATTCAAACCATTCTCAACCGATTCATCGCGTCTTATGCGCCCAACAAATGTCTCACCCCTACCGCTTATTTCAATTGGTGTTGGGTAAATCAAACTTTTGGGATCATCCATAAGCACACAGCCTGCAGCATTTTTTATAGCTTCTTTTACCTCTGAAATATCAAATGGCTTTTTGGTTTCAACATTAACAGACTCAGAATGCCCCCTCAAAACTGGCACTCTTACGCATGTAGCCGTGACTTTTATAGTATCATCGTGGAAAATTTTTTTAGTCTCGTTAACCATTTTAATTTCTTCTTTTGTATAATCATTTTCCAAAAATACATCTATGTGTGGCAAGCAGTTAAATGCAATCTTTTTTGGGAAAATATTTGGTTTGTAAGAATCGTATTTAAACTCAAAAAATGCTTTAGTCTCGTCAATTAGCTCTTCCATTGCCCTTCTGCCAGCACCGCTTGTGGCTTGATAAGTAGAAACAACAACTCGCTTAATACCATAGCGATCATAAATAGGTTTTAATGCTACTACCATCTGTATGGTAGAGCAATTTGGGTTAGCTATAATGCCTTTATTTTTGTATAAAGCAATATCGTCAGGATTTACTTCTGGTACAACAAGTGGCACATCTTTATCCATCCTGAAATAACTTGTATTGTCAATTACAACAGCACCAGATTGTGCGGCAATAGGCGCAAATTTTGCGCTAACGCTACCGCCTGCGCTAAAAAGAGCTATATCTATATCTTCAAATGATTTTTCGTTTAATATCTCAACAGGAATCTCCCCTCCTTTAAAAGTGACACTTTTGCCGATTGATCGCTCTGAAGCAAGAGGTAAGAGTTTTTTTACTGGAAAATTAAAATCTTCCAACGTTTTTATCATATCTTCGCCAACAGCTCCAGTTGCGCCAACGACTGCTACATTGTAACTCTTCATTGCAAAACCTCCCACCATACGCAAATTTTGCGTAAATTATAGCATTATTATCGTAAAAATCAATTTAAATATTTATTTTTTACATAATCTATTGCTTCTTGCTTATTTGCAAAATCACCCTCAATTTGCCTTTCAAAACAATCACTGAGTATTTTGCCAAAAGCTGTAGAAGGCTTTAAACCAAGCACAATTAAGTCTTTACCCGATATAAAAGGCTTGGTAGACTGCAAATCTCTAATATGTGAAATTAATGCATCTTTAACAAAACTGCTTCTGGTTATAGAAAACGCAGCTATTTGCGCTTCAAGCGGCATAGGCTTTAAAAAAAAGTAAACTTCGCTTTTCTTTCGTTTTTTTGATAA
This window harbors:
- a CDS encoding nucleotide sugar dehydrogenase, with amino-acid sequence MIFEEFEKKQRKIAVVGLGYVGLPLAVSLAKFFSVVGFDVNNKRIEQLQEGFDITNETSESLIKSPNIHYTNDPAYLKETSVIIVTVPTPILKSKLPDLSLVESASQIVGQNLVKGSIVVYESTVYPSVTEDLCVPILEKYSGLKHLKDFFVGYSPERINPGDKLHILENITKVVSASSKESLDLISKIYGKITNVYEAPNIKTAEAAKVIENTQRDLNIALMNELSLIFHKMGLDTKEVLDAASTKWNFLRFEPGLVGGHCISVDPYYLTYKAQELGYLPQVILAGRRLNDSMGDFLAQESVKLIMKNNLGHECLILGFTFKENIKDIRNSLVFNIYKELINFNMSVDVYDPYAIKEEVYGHYGNVNLIDKSRLKKYDCVILAVRHDEFLREKIWLNCLKEKACLVDVKNVIDKKDLLDSVYLWRL
- a CDS encoding diacylglycerol/lipid kinase family protein; the encoded protein is MIAIIANPKARRFSIKKLMTIKEIFNTSYANTDIFYTEGPMGGYRIAKKIGSSYEIICSYGGDGTLNEVINGLVDTDVKLGILPCGTSDVFALELGLPRDAVKAAKLYLTPKYASVHLGMLNNRYFILMAGVGIDAAAVLDVNHRLKEYSGKLSYIISGIKSVKAFDKLISVETPLGNKLCYSVIASNTKKYGGNFPIFNKASCFEKNLYVCLFYSKKSLWGIVKSAIYLSLNLNSKLYECFFADEIFINSHFMPMQVDGDFAGFSPASIQATKKCIKVLI
- a CDS encoding MiaB/RimO family radical SAM methylthiotransferase, translated to MKTIAFYTFGCKTNQYETQIMKEAVLKRFTIVDKNDSADIYVINTCAVTKAASDQSRQLLRKLQRQNPHSHIIYTGCDSYLIDETDYSVSHNIHIVGNSYKNDIFSALSCAKDTSLETKTYNIEKCVFSWNKSRPFVKIQEGCENFCTYCVVAHLRGKQRSKDAHLVLEEIKNFADQGFKEIVLTGTNIGSYRDLKELLRKINQLELDFRVRLSSIEPMYVDNELIDIISDGKFAKHLHIPLQSASNRILELSRRNYTCDDFEKIVNYASLKGIFLGTDIIVGFEESEEDFSTTYNFVKNNDITYAHIFTYSHRPLTKQVSYNLNTQILKERSIKLKELINKKFKQKMNEFVGKNTQIVMQAKRIKLDNQEFNLSVASQYFKVLTKIDKSVLIDGKITKFDGVYAYFER
- a CDS encoding sulfite exporter TauE/SafE family protein, which translates into the protein MFEIGLLLLMGIASGVFGAMLGIGGGTFVVPLLVIFLHFPIHQAVAISLISIIATSSSVASANVYNKITNMKLGITLELATTLGAIAGSFIGILLNGNIIALIFSFVMAFIAYFMYNHKENAANNTKIQAKSVYAGSYFDYALNKNVDYDVKNLGAGMLISTFAGAFSGMLGIGGGVLKVPAMNAFCKVPIRVAAATSNFMIGVTAAAGAFIYFGKGYIGNPLFVAIIVIGVVFGSKLSMPIMRKIPPSRIKNIFILFLVYLAIEMFIKGVK
- the xseB gene encoding exodeoxyribonuclease VII small subunit; the encoded protein is MSKENLNFESALKRLEAVAKKLEEENLSLEEALKYFEEGMKLSKFCNEQLSQAENKVKIIMKDNELKEMEDFE
- a CDS encoding MBL fold metallo-hydrolase codes for the protein MRTLKDRNFQDGKDKIIFLGTAGGRFSVFYQIRKSGGIWFHLGNKTFVIDPGPGALIHALKNKINMSKVDGVFLSHRHLDHCADINSIMESMVISGKHSKYLLAPSAALDEDPVVLQYNRDKFNILYLKEYTDYHIDGLTISTKLTHLHTTPAFGAVFKSSNYSFAYIADTLYTDKLAIDYKADVVIANTVFKNQMPGYMHLAANNMYAFLEIFKPKLLILTHFGMGFLNESPQLLAKEISEKTNTKVIAAWDNMIVNLKDV
- a CDS encoding aspartate-semialdehyde dehydrogenase, whose protein sequence is MKSYNVAVVGATGAVGEDMIKTLEDFNFPVKKLLPLASERSIGKSVTFKGGEIPVEILNEKSFEDIDIALFSAGGSVSAKFAPIAAQSGAVVIDNTSYFRMDKDVPLVVPEVNPDDIALYKNKGIIANPNCSTIQMVVALKPIYDRYGIKRVVVSTYQATSGAGRRAMEELIDETKAFFEFKYDSYKPNIFPKKIAFNCLPHIDVFLENDYTKEEIKMVNETKKIFHDDTIKVTATCVRVPVLRGHSESVNVETKKPFDISEVKEAIKNAAGCVLMDDPKSLIYPTPIEISGRGETFVGRIRRDESVENGLNLWVVADNLLKGAAYNAVQIAQILIEKYL
- a CDS encoding phosphatase PAP2 family protein: MHKSFNLKPFDIVNLLYYFFIIGLVIVFINQTPYALFLILSYVFIVFAVLSVTYKNQKGYFLSIFRYFYPVVFLGFIFESLAWIIPFIQPKNKDIYLIRFDNAIFSKPVADYFLIFNKPIFNDIFAVFYTFYYFLPLVLLYYLYKKQKLVYLEYSLFALSLAYYISYIGYMLVPAIGPRYSIEFSQPIQAGFIYSYIYAFLDRFEHIKQDCFPSGHVAISVLANMLVFGINKKAGYFIIPLVIILILATLALRYHYGVDDIAGLLLAFFSYFVSKIVYRKRLYV
- the hisB gene encoding imidazoleglycerol-phosphate dehydratase HisB yields the protein MTNIERKTKETDIKLALSINGSSKYNINTSVAFLNHMLETFSRHSGFDLDIKAVGDIDVDYHHLVEDVGIVLGQAFFEETRKAAFKRFGFSIIPMDDALVLSSVDLANRIYLMYDCNVSGSILNFDVELIEEFWRAFVSNARIVLHIKQLAGFNKHHIIEAAFKSVSHSLKAACIEQSEILSTKLTL
- a CDS encoding GDP-mannose 4,6-dehydratase, whose translation is MIFIPGCAGFIGFSTTLALLKEGLQCVGVDNLNQYYDIRMKQKRLSILKEYSNFTFYETNIENFEALKLIFQIHKFDSIINLAARAGVRYSMQNPFVYLSTNTLGTLNLFELAKQFGVEKMVLASTSSLYAGEQLPFREDYCVNKPLSVYAVSKKAMEGLANSYYQLYGIDVTMLRYFTVYGPYGRPDMSIFRFIKWIYEGSSVVIFGDGNQSRDFTYIDDVVDATVKGLKKVGCETFNVGGNTSYSLNYVIGLIEENLGKKAHNVYKEFHKADVTATRADFSKIKQILGWEPKTSLEEGIKKLCKWYVENEKFLRDISIQESDR
- a CDS encoding polyprenyl synthetase family protein → MIDNYKQIIDSKLYIFCKQQNLHVDQFQEALCYSLLNGGKRLRAILMLSIVELKRPLSEEDYKVALALEMMHAYSLIHDDLPAMDNALLRRNLPTNHIVFGEDLAILAGDGLNTNTFNVISSARLPSDKVVEIIKILSAKAGIYGMVLGQAADILSSINKLKKSDKWLVNFIHKNKTARFLQACCEIGAVLGDFERDIFSKFGLYLGMSYQIIDDYLDVVSDKKTLGKDKKDIDNNTLTYPRVYGMEKSLELANKLKSLAIGTIKKVNGSEKLVELAEYIVKRVN
- a CDS encoding universal stress protein, with protein sequence MQTFSPKNILVPTDLSENAQKAIEYALSLAKAYGAKLHIYYVITDLQAALGYVPSLPLDKIEASMREEAENYFEHLKNKILKDFDNFDMHIEVGDAPKKIVEFASSNDIDLIVMGAQGKSALERFVFGSTTEKVLRMSKKPILVVKM